The following coding sequences are from one Nilaparvata lugens isolate BPH chromosome 4, ASM1435652v1, whole genome shotgun sequence window:
- the LOC111054255 gene encoding paramyosin isoform X2, with translation MSTSELPVDSPDNQAEENEEQTPPSASDNVAEPVLEEMLPKETASNKPASKEPVMKQNSPTEADRRSTLSNFPLSDSQVMAELKAADQSAQNTVKLIQALRSDIAKYQQKDDMTDDDIKTLQGLHDDLMAKLSEFEDISRNVQRLLGLTDKPSSQLGSLLNDYPEQAGDDQQPSKRFSRADSISQNKKILHDLQENLPRVVVCGRRHEDDVPKIIVCDGQPKKDEFSIPTREVPEKDGSKPKKDDYLSQNQKYLEGGSSRPGLDPKLAQCNLWDLCNLLKEASFNCPSGQPQSSGTMEALQAQINELQHKMLQMSKENAKLQKKLLATQTRGPVICKKKLCQKISGAISESDTCSVPNANGDVTPDKQLEKQIEVMECVVANIKNEVTNVQTQRKNLKSQQQLLQCAFAHQPPRQKELALQHQKVGFETNPCTQQLENQLRDLNEQYCRLDCELKEKVKETSHLRTELQARDKIIEQINERCYLAEARVEDLVDRLNMVDADRRQEMADQAKYLDMKHQSEMAIQNWKEVQQELEALQIFVEDRDTEIESYRNKYLKAQQDMEEQKRYVEKLNIQSREIKEQLLTELQQYKSQIQEKIAELLPLPEKLRNAELKMTLYQENIEELTRELNEARDIIAYQNNSSNITKEERDALLEELTKKEAKLQELQNENLEYKAVLLRFEELTQQNEWLYEEKVHEVTQLSAQLTTLREESARICANLKESNENSKQRFLERISALEKELASTRAVASAASKERDASITSTT, from the exons ATGTCTACTTCTGAGCTACCGGTT GATTCACCAGACAATCAagctgaagaaaatgaagaacagA CTCCTCCATCTGCCAGTGATAATGTGGCTGAGCCAGTATTGGAGGAAATGTTGCCAAAAGAAACAGCATCCAATAAGCCAGCATCAAAAGAGCCAGTCATGAAACAAAAC TCTCCAACAGAAGCAGATCGCAGATCAACTCTGAGCAATTTCCCTCTGAGCGATTCACAAGTGATGGCAGAACTGAAGGCTGCGGATCAGAGTGCTCAGAATACGGTCAAATTGATTCAGGCCCTGAGGAGTGACATTGCTAAATATCAGCAG AAAGACGATATGACAGACGATGACATTAAGACTTTGCAAGGATTACATGATGATTTGATGGCGAAACTGAGCGAATTCGAGGATATTTCGAGAAATGTTCAGAGACTCCTCGGATTGACTGATAAGCCTTCTTCACAGCTTGGGTCTCTGCTGAACGATTATCCAGAACAGGCAGGAGATGACCAACAACCTTCCAAACGTTTCTCAAGA GCAGATAGCATCAGTCAAAACAAGAAAATTCTACATGATCTGCAAGAAAATCTTCCAAGAGTGGTCGTGTGTGGGAGGAGGCATGAGGATGATGTGCCCAAAATAATTGTCTGTGACGGGCAACCAAAGAAAGACGAATTCTCG ATTCCAACGCGAGAAGTCCCAGAAAAAGACGGCTCAAAACCCAAAAAGGATGATTATTTG TCtcaaaatcaaaaatatctTGAAGGTGGAAGTTCAAGACCAGGACTTGATCCAAAGTTGGCTCAATGTAACCTATGGGACCTTTGTAATTTGTTAAAAGAAGCCTCTTTCAA TTGCCCATCAGGACAACCTCAAAGCAGTGGAACAATGGAAGCTTTGCAAGCACAAATTAATGAGCTGCAGCACAAAATGTTACAGATGTCCAAAGAGAATGCCAAACTCCAGAAAAAGCTTCTTGCTACTCAA ACCCGTGGTCCTGTGATTTGTAAGAAAAAACTGTGCCAAAAAATATCAGGAGCTATATCAGAGTCTGATACATGCTCTGTTCCGAATGCCAACGGAGATGTCACTCCAGATAAGCAGCTT GAGAAGCAAATCGAGGTGATGGAGTGTGTGGTGGCCAATATCAAGAACGAAGTCACAAATGTGCAAACTCAGCgcaaaaatttgaaaagtcaGCAGCAACTGCTGCAGTGCGCTTTCGCTCATCAACCACCTCGCCAGAAAGAA TTGGCTCTCCAACACCAGAAAGTGGGCTTCGAAACAAATCCTTGTACCCAGCAGTTAGAAAACCAGTTGAGAGATCTGAACGAACAATACTGCCGATTGGATTGTGAGTTAAAGGAGAAGGTTAAAGAAACCTCTCATCTGAGGACTGAGCTGCAGGCGAGGGACAAGATTATCGAGCAAATAAATGAGCGATGCTATCTGGCTGAGGCCAGAGTTGAGGATCTTGTTGACCGGTTGAACATGGTTGATGCCGACCGAAGACAG GAAATGGCTGACCAAGCAAAGTATTTAGACATGAAGCATCAGTCGGAAATGGCCATACAGAATTGGAAGGAGGTTCAGCAGGAATTGGAAGCGCTACAAATATTTGTTGAAGATCGAGACACTGAGATTGAAAGCTACAGGAATAAG taCCTTAAAGCCCAACAAGATATGGAGGAACAGAAGAGATACGTGGAAAAACTCAATATACAAAGCCGTGAAATCAAGGAGCAATTGTTAACAGAACTCCAGCAGTATAAG AGTCAAATTCAGGAAAAAATTGCTGAACTGCTACCGTTGCCTGAGAAATTGAGGAATGCTGAACTGAAAATGACCTTATACCAGGAGAACATTGAAGAATTGACCAGGGAATTGAATGAAGCCCGTGACATA ATTGCTTACCAAAACAATTCATCAAATATAACTAAAGAGGAAAGAGATGCGCTCTTGGAGGAGTTAACGAAGAAGGAAGCGAAACTTCAGGAACTTCAAAATGAAAATCTAGAATACAA agCGGTTCTCCTGAGATTTGAGGAGTTGACTCAACAAAATGAGTGGCTGTACGAGGAGAAAGTGCATGAAGTGACGCAGCTTTCTGCTCAGCTGACAACTTTGAGGGAGGAGTCAGCTAGGATCTGCGCTAATCTGAAGGAGAGCAATGAAAATAGCAAGCAACGATTTTTGGAACGCATTTCAGCTCTGGAGAAAGAACTGGCTTCCACTAGAGCTGTGGCAAGTGCAGCTTCAAAAGAAAGAGATGCA AGCATTACTTCAACTACATAA
- the LOC111054255 gene encoding uncharacterized protein PFB0145c isoform X3 has protein sequence MSTSELPVDSPDNQAEENEEQTPPSASDNVAEPVLEEMLPKETASNKPASKEPVMKQNSPTEADRRSTLSNFPLSDSQVMAELKAADQSAQNTVKLIQALRSDIAKYQQKDDMTDDDIKTLQGLHDDLMAKLSEFEDISRNVQRLLGLTDKPSSQLGSLLNDYPEQAGDDQQPSKRFSRADSISQNKKILHDLQENLPRVVVCGRRHEDDVPKIIVCDGQPKKDEFSIPTREVPEKDGSKPKKDDYLTRGPVICKKKLCQKISGAISESDTCSVPNANGDVTPDKQLEKQIEVMECVVANIKNEVTNVQTQRKNLKSQQQLLQCAFAHQPPRQKELALQHQKVGFETNPCTQQLENQLRDLNEQYCRLDCELKEKVKETSHLRTELQARDKIIEQINERCYLAEARVEDLVDRLNMVDADRRQEMADQAKYLDMKHQSEMAIQNWKEVQQELEALQIFVEDRDTEIESYRNKYLKAQQDMEEQKRYVEKLNIQSREIKEQLLTELQQYKSQIQEKIAELLPLPEKLRNAELKMTLYQENIEELTRELNEARDIIAYQNNSSNITKEERDALLEELTKKEAKLQELQNENLEYKAVLLRFEELTQQNEWLYEEKVHEVTQLSAQLTTLREESARICANLKESNENSKQRFLERISALEKELASTRAVASAASKERDALQNQMEFEMNKLNENFSQAQYTIRTLKDQINLLKEST, from the exons ATGTCTACTTCTGAGCTACCGGTT GATTCACCAGACAATCAagctgaagaaaatgaagaacagA CTCCTCCATCTGCCAGTGATAATGTGGCTGAGCCAGTATTGGAGGAAATGTTGCCAAAAGAAACAGCATCCAATAAGCCAGCATCAAAAGAGCCAGTCATGAAACAAAAC TCTCCAACAGAAGCAGATCGCAGATCAACTCTGAGCAATTTCCCTCTGAGCGATTCACAAGTGATGGCAGAACTGAAGGCTGCGGATCAGAGTGCTCAGAATACGGTCAAATTGATTCAGGCCCTGAGGAGTGACATTGCTAAATATCAGCAG AAAGACGATATGACAGACGATGACATTAAGACTTTGCAAGGATTACATGATGATTTGATGGCGAAACTGAGCGAATTCGAGGATATTTCGAGAAATGTTCAGAGACTCCTCGGATTGACTGATAAGCCTTCTTCACAGCTTGGGTCTCTGCTGAACGATTATCCAGAACAGGCAGGAGATGACCAACAACCTTCCAAACGTTTCTCAAGA GCAGATAGCATCAGTCAAAACAAGAAAATTCTACATGATCTGCAAGAAAATCTTCCAAGAGTGGTCGTGTGTGGGAGGAGGCATGAGGATGATGTGCCCAAAATAATTGTCTGTGACGGGCAACCAAAGAAAGACGAATTCTCG ATTCCAACGCGAGAAGTCCCAGAAAAAGACGGCTCAAAACCCAAAAAGGATGATTATTTG ACCCGTGGTCCTGTGATTTGTAAGAAAAAACTGTGCCAAAAAATATCAGGAGCTATATCAGAGTCTGATACATGCTCTGTTCCGAATGCCAACGGAGATGTCACTCCAGATAAGCAGCTT GAGAAGCAAATCGAGGTGATGGAGTGTGTGGTGGCCAATATCAAGAACGAAGTCACAAATGTGCAAACTCAGCgcaaaaatttgaaaagtcaGCAGCAACTGCTGCAGTGCGCTTTCGCTCATCAACCACCTCGCCAGAAAGAA TTGGCTCTCCAACACCAGAAAGTGGGCTTCGAAACAAATCCTTGTACCCAGCAGTTAGAAAACCAGTTGAGAGATCTGAACGAACAATACTGCCGATTGGATTGTGAGTTAAAGGAGAAGGTTAAAGAAACCTCTCATCTGAGGACTGAGCTGCAGGCGAGGGACAAGATTATCGAGCAAATAAATGAGCGATGCTATCTGGCTGAGGCCAGAGTTGAGGATCTTGTTGACCGGTTGAACATGGTTGATGCCGACCGAAGACAG GAAATGGCTGACCAAGCAAAGTATTTAGACATGAAGCATCAGTCGGAAATGGCCATACAGAATTGGAAGGAGGTTCAGCAGGAATTGGAAGCGCTACAAATATTTGTTGAAGATCGAGACACTGAGATTGAAAGCTACAGGAATAAG taCCTTAAAGCCCAACAAGATATGGAGGAACAGAAGAGATACGTGGAAAAACTCAATATACAAAGCCGTGAAATCAAGGAGCAATTGTTAACAGAACTCCAGCAGTATAAG AGTCAAATTCAGGAAAAAATTGCTGAACTGCTACCGTTGCCTGAGAAATTGAGGAATGCTGAACTGAAAATGACCTTATACCAGGAGAACATTGAAGAATTGACCAGGGAATTGAATGAAGCCCGTGACATA ATTGCTTACCAAAACAATTCATCAAATATAACTAAAGAGGAAAGAGATGCGCTCTTGGAGGAGTTAACGAAGAAGGAAGCGAAACTTCAGGAACTTCAAAATGAAAATCTAGAATACAA agCGGTTCTCCTGAGATTTGAGGAGTTGACTCAACAAAATGAGTGGCTGTACGAGGAGAAAGTGCATGAAGTGACGCAGCTTTCTGCTCAGCTGACAACTTTGAGGGAGGAGTCAGCTAGGATCTGCGCTAATCTGAAGGAGAGCAATGAAAATAGCAAGCAACGATTTTTGGAACGCATTTCAGCTCTGGAGAAAGAACTGGCTTCCACTAGAGCTGTGGCAAGTGCAGCTTCAAAAGAAAGAGATGCA CTCCAGAACCAAATGgagtttgaaatgaataagCTGAATGAAAATTTCAGTCAAGCTCAATACACTATAAGAACATTGAAGGATCAGATCAATCTATTGAAAGAATCCACCTAA
- the LOC111054255 gene encoding uncharacterized protein PFB0145c isoform X1 encodes MSTSELPVDSPDNQAEENEEQTPPSASDNVAEPVLEEMLPKETASNKPASKEPVMKQNSPTEADRRSTLSNFPLSDSQVMAELKAADQSAQNTVKLIQALRSDIAKYQQKDDMTDDDIKTLQGLHDDLMAKLSEFEDISRNVQRLLGLTDKPSSQLGSLLNDYPEQAGDDQQPSKRFSRADSISQNKKILHDLQENLPRVVVCGRRHEDDVPKIIVCDGQPKKDEFSIPTREVPEKDGSKPKKDDYLSQNQKYLEGGSSRPGLDPKLAQCNLWDLCNLLKEASFNCPSGQPQSSGTMEALQAQINELQHKMLQMSKENAKLQKKLLATQTRGPVICKKKLCQKISGAISESDTCSVPNANGDVTPDKQLEKQIEVMECVVANIKNEVTNVQTQRKNLKSQQQLLQCAFAHQPPRQKELALQHQKVGFETNPCTQQLENQLRDLNEQYCRLDCELKEKVKETSHLRTELQARDKIIEQINERCYLAEARVEDLVDRLNMVDADRRQEMADQAKYLDMKHQSEMAIQNWKEVQQELEALQIFVEDRDTEIESYRNKYLKAQQDMEEQKRYVEKLNIQSREIKEQLLTELQQYKSQIQEKIAELLPLPEKLRNAELKMTLYQENIEELTRELNEARDIIAYQNNSSNITKEERDALLEELTKKEAKLQELQNENLEYKAVLLRFEELTQQNEWLYEEKVHEVTQLSAQLTTLREESARICANLKESNENSKQRFLERISALEKELASTRAVASAASKERDALQNQMEFEMNKLNENFSQAQYTIRTLKDQINLLKEST; translated from the exons ATGTCTACTTCTGAGCTACCGGTT GATTCACCAGACAATCAagctgaagaaaatgaagaacagA CTCCTCCATCTGCCAGTGATAATGTGGCTGAGCCAGTATTGGAGGAAATGTTGCCAAAAGAAACAGCATCCAATAAGCCAGCATCAAAAGAGCCAGTCATGAAACAAAAC TCTCCAACAGAAGCAGATCGCAGATCAACTCTGAGCAATTTCCCTCTGAGCGATTCACAAGTGATGGCAGAACTGAAGGCTGCGGATCAGAGTGCTCAGAATACGGTCAAATTGATTCAGGCCCTGAGGAGTGACATTGCTAAATATCAGCAG AAAGACGATATGACAGACGATGACATTAAGACTTTGCAAGGATTACATGATGATTTGATGGCGAAACTGAGCGAATTCGAGGATATTTCGAGAAATGTTCAGAGACTCCTCGGATTGACTGATAAGCCTTCTTCACAGCTTGGGTCTCTGCTGAACGATTATCCAGAACAGGCAGGAGATGACCAACAACCTTCCAAACGTTTCTCAAGA GCAGATAGCATCAGTCAAAACAAGAAAATTCTACATGATCTGCAAGAAAATCTTCCAAGAGTGGTCGTGTGTGGGAGGAGGCATGAGGATGATGTGCCCAAAATAATTGTCTGTGACGGGCAACCAAAGAAAGACGAATTCTCG ATTCCAACGCGAGAAGTCCCAGAAAAAGACGGCTCAAAACCCAAAAAGGATGATTATTTG TCtcaaaatcaaaaatatctTGAAGGTGGAAGTTCAAGACCAGGACTTGATCCAAAGTTGGCTCAATGTAACCTATGGGACCTTTGTAATTTGTTAAAAGAAGCCTCTTTCAA TTGCCCATCAGGACAACCTCAAAGCAGTGGAACAATGGAAGCTTTGCAAGCACAAATTAATGAGCTGCAGCACAAAATGTTACAGATGTCCAAAGAGAATGCCAAACTCCAGAAAAAGCTTCTTGCTACTCAA ACCCGTGGTCCTGTGATTTGTAAGAAAAAACTGTGCCAAAAAATATCAGGAGCTATATCAGAGTCTGATACATGCTCTGTTCCGAATGCCAACGGAGATGTCACTCCAGATAAGCAGCTT GAGAAGCAAATCGAGGTGATGGAGTGTGTGGTGGCCAATATCAAGAACGAAGTCACAAATGTGCAAACTCAGCgcaaaaatttgaaaagtcaGCAGCAACTGCTGCAGTGCGCTTTCGCTCATCAACCACCTCGCCAGAAAGAA TTGGCTCTCCAACACCAGAAAGTGGGCTTCGAAACAAATCCTTGTACCCAGCAGTTAGAAAACCAGTTGAGAGATCTGAACGAACAATACTGCCGATTGGATTGTGAGTTAAAGGAGAAGGTTAAAGAAACCTCTCATCTGAGGACTGAGCTGCAGGCGAGGGACAAGATTATCGAGCAAATAAATGAGCGATGCTATCTGGCTGAGGCCAGAGTTGAGGATCTTGTTGACCGGTTGAACATGGTTGATGCCGACCGAAGACAG GAAATGGCTGACCAAGCAAAGTATTTAGACATGAAGCATCAGTCGGAAATGGCCATACAGAATTGGAAGGAGGTTCAGCAGGAATTGGAAGCGCTACAAATATTTGTTGAAGATCGAGACACTGAGATTGAAAGCTACAGGAATAAG taCCTTAAAGCCCAACAAGATATGGAGGAACAGAAGAGATACGTGGAAAAACTCAATATACAAAGCCGTGAAATCAAGGAGCAATTGTTAACAGAACTCCAGCAGTATAAG AGTCAAATTCAGGAAAAAATTGCTGAACTGCTACCGTTGCCTGAGAAATTGAGGAATGCTGAACTGAAAATGACCTTATACCAGGAGAACATTGAAGAATTGACCAGGGAATTGAATGAAGCCCGTGACATA ATTGCTTACCAAAACAATTCATCAAATATAACTAAAGAGGAAAGAGATGCGCTCTTGGAGGAGTTAACGAAGAAGGAAGCGAAACTTCAGGAACTTCAAAATGAAAATCTAGAATACAA agCGGTTCTCCTGAGATTTGAGGAGTTGACTCAACAAAATGAGTGGCTGTACGAGGAGAAAGTGCATGAAGTGACGCAGCTTTCTGCTCAGCTGACAACTTTGAGGGAGGAGTCAGCTAGGATCTGCGCTAATCTGAAGGAGAGCAATGAAAATAGCAAGCAACGATTTTTGGAACGCATTTCAGCTCTGGAGAAAGAACTGGCTTCCACTAGAGCTGTGGCAAGTGCAGCTTCAAAAGAAAGAGATGCA CTCCAGAACCAAATGgagtttgaaatgaataagCTGAATGAAAATTTCAGTCAAGCTCAATACACTATAAGAACATTGAAGGATCAGATCAATCTATTGAAAGAATCCACCTAA